From one Babesia bovis T2Bo chromosome 3, whole genome shotgun sequence genomic stretch:
- a CDS encoding Yos1-like family protein, whose protein sequence is MSFSFLHLIEAAVLILNGMGILNERRVLKPLGLDKPSSVNSFRNHISVMFFTVRTYLRVFLILINFILILFELVLG, encoded by the coding sequence ATGTCtttttcatttttacatttGATTGAGGCCGCGGTGCTCATTCTGAATGGCATGGGTATACTGAACGAGCGCCGTGTGCTTAAGCCGTTAGGTTTGGACAAGCCATCATCTGTGAACTCTTTTAGGAATCACATATCTGTTATGTTTTTCACTGTTCGTACTTATTTGCGTGTATTTTTGATTCTTATCAATTTCATCTTAATCCTCTTTGAGTTGGTATTGGGTTAA
- a CDS encoding glutamyl-tRNA synthetase family protein, whose product MDNGSKCAVTVQHAPKDVPFAAIVIDAIAKQLSRSDDDVVKLEQNKAITPGTYVLDKVSMQISQLVRELCLRVSTCKRMLYIDSTASLDKWLSYISEGAGMHKTEEQLWQHYTKINQHLTMRTFLVGYRMTAVDVLQCSLLANSQGIRKRLTELKHLERWFNYIMAIPGVNSNPGTATTNRAENKVFTKNDKKPFTKAEQFENSYKDALKNVEHGKLVVRFAPEPSGYLHIGHTKAALLNHYFAKQHGGKMLLRFDDTNPLKEKIEYEETIKEDLEALGVPFASVSYTSDYFELIQEYAIKMIKAGLAYCDDTDTNTMRYQRNEGIASAARDLPVETNLANFEEMLKGTEKGTRFCLRAKIDMTHTNKCLRDPVMYRCIADAQHNRHGDRYKAFPTYDFACPIVDSMEGVTHALRSNEYSARIPQYQWFIQQCNLRPVEIYEFSRLNFVKTVLSKRKLQWFVDEGIVTGWDDPRMPTVRGIMRRGLTKKALFDFILEQGPSKAVNLMEWDKLWAKNKQIIDPIVPRYAAVEIDAVELKLDNFSQVELPPSKRMLHPKDPNMGECDIWFTPTVLLDRVDADEIVDGEEVTLMRWGNVFVSKPAFTGQINPGGDFKKTKKKLHWLPKDDDKLVKCTLKLYSDLLAVDKIDPEELKEPEDMRKFLEPVTEWTTECLADKQLASLSKGTIVQLERRGYYIIDKPASEGHLVMVSIPDGKMKKK is encoded by the exons atggaCAACGGAAGCAAATGTGCCGTAACGGTACAACACGCACCGAAGGATGTGCCATTCGCAGCTATCGTTATTGATGCCATCGCTAAACAGCTGTCAAGGTCAGATGATGACGTAGTAAAGCTGGAACAAAACAAGGCTATTACACCGGGTACATACGTCTTGGACAAGGTGTCAATGCAAATATCACAACTTGTAAGGGAACTATGCCTGAGAGTATCAACCTGTAAACGAATGCTGTATATAGATAGTACAGCCAGCTTGGATAAGTGGTTGTCATACATTAGCGAAGGAGCAGGTATGCATAAAACAGAAGAACAACTCTGGCAGCACTACACCAAAATTAATCAACACCTAACAATGAGAACGTTCCTTGTTGGATACCGCATGACAGCAGTGGACGTACTGCAATGCTCACTGCTAGCAAACTCACAGGGAATACGTAAACGTTTAACAGAACTCAAGCACCTGGAAAGATGGTTCAATTACATCATGGCCATACCAGGTGTGAATTCTAACCCGGGTACTGCCACAACAAACCGAGCTGAAAATAAAGTATTTACCAAAAATGATAAGAAACCATTCACCAAAGCAGAACAATTCGAAAACTCCTACAAGG ATGCATTGAAAAACGTAGAACATGGGAAACTGGTAGTCAGATTTGCACCGGAACCATCTGGGTACCTACATATCGGACATACAAAAGCAGCATTACTGAATCACTACTTCGCTAAGCAGCATGGAGGTAAAATGCTACTCAGATTCGATGATACAAACCCATTAAAGGAAAAGATAGAGTATGAAGAGACTATTAAAGAGGATTTGGAGGCTTTGGGGGTGCCATTCGCCTCAGTTAGCTATACGTCAGATTACTTTGAACTCATCCAGGAATATGCAATTAAAATGATCAAAGCGG GACTTGCGTACTGTGATGACACGGATACCAATACCATGCGCTACCAGCGAAATGAAGGTATAGCATCCGCAGCAAGGGACTTGCCAGTGGAAACTAATCTAGCAAATTTCGAAGAAATGCTAAAG GGAACAGAGAAAGGTACTAGATTCTGCCTAAGAGCAAAGATCGATATGACCCATACCAATAAGTGCCTAAGGGACCCTGTTATGTACCGGTGTATAGCTGACGCGCAACATAACAGACATGGCGATCGCTACAAGGCGTTCCCTACATATGATTTCGCATGTCCAATCGTAGATTCAATGGAAGGAGTTACGCACGCACTGAGGTCTAACGAATATTCAGCACGTATCCCACAGTACCAGTGGTTCATACAGCAATGTAACCTGAGGCCCGTGGAAATTTACGAATTCAGCAGGTTGAATTTCGTAAAGACTGTACTGTCTAAACGGAAGCTACAGTGGTTCGTGGACGAAGGAATTGTCACAGGATGGGATGACCCAAGGATGCCAACAGTTAGGGGTATTATGCGAAGAGGACTAACCAAAAAAGCACTATTTGACTTTATACTGGAACAGGGGCCATCCAAAGCAGTTAACCTCATGGAATGGGATAAGTTATGGGCCAAGAATAAGCAAATTATAGACCCGATTGTACCAAGGTACGCAGCAGTGGAAATAGATGCAGTGGAACTGAAACTAGATAACTTTAGTCAAGTGGAACTACCACCATCAAAGAGAATGCTGCACCCTAAAGACCCAAATATGGGAGAGTGTGATATATGGTTTACACCAACAGTACTACTGGACCGCGTTGATGCCGATGAAATTGTAGACGGTGAAGAAGTTACATTAATGCGATGGGGAAATGTATTCGTGTCGAAGCCAGCATTCACAGGACAGATCAACCCAGGAGGTGATTTCAAAAAGACTAAAAAGAAGCTACACTGGCTACCAAAAGATGACGACAAG CTCGTCAAGTGTACGCTGAAGCTATATAGCGATCTGTTAGCAGTGGACAAAATAGACCCAGAAGAACTCAAGGAACCTGAAGATATGAGGAAATTCCTAGAACCTGTCACTGAGTGGACTACAGAGTGCCTCGCAGATAAGCAACTAGCATCACTGAGCAAAG GTACCATCGTGCAACTGGAAAGACGAGGATACTACATAATCGATAAACCAGCAAGTGAAGGACATCTAGTCATGGTCAGCATACCG GATGGAaaaatgaagaagaagtGA